Proteins from a genomic interval of Streptomyces sp. Tu6071:
- a CDS encoding ribonuclease domain-containing protein — MRRHPHTSSRTPRLAALAALGAALLIGGPAATAQAQAPAPVSVLAPARAAAVGDICSSALPSQAHDTLELIDSGGPFPYPQDGIVFQNREGILPGQSTGYYHEYTVKTPGSSDRGARRIVTGEKTDEDYYTSDHYASFDLIDFTC; from the coding sequence ATGCGACGACACCCCCACACCTCGTCCCGCACCCCCCGACTCGCCGCCCTCGCCGCGCTCGGCGCCGCCCTCCTGATCGGCGGCCCGGCCGCCACCGCGCAGGCGCAGGCCCCGGCCCCCGTCTCCGTCCTCGCCCCGGCGCGCGCGGCGGCGGTCGGCGACATCTGCTCCTCGGCCCTGCCGAGCCAGGCCCACGACACGCTCGAACTCATCGACAGCGGCGGCCCGTTCCCGTACCCGCAGGACGGCATCGTCTTCCAGAACCGCGAGGGAATCCTCCCCGGCCAGTCCACCGGCTACTACCACGAGTACACCGTGAAGACGCCCGGCTCCTCGGACCGCGGCGCGCGCCGCATCGTGACCGGCGAGAAGACCGACGAGGATTACTACACCTCCGACCACTACGCGAGCTTCGACCTGATCGACTTCACCTGCTGA
- the allB gene encoding allantoinase AllB has translation MTAAAPPDLLLRSTRAVLPEGPPRPAAVAVTGPVISAVLPYGSAAPEGCRVLDLGDDALLPGLVDTHVHVNDPGRAHWEGFTTATRAAAAGGITTLVDMPLNSLPPTTTVDHLRRKREVAAPRAHIDVGFWGGAIPGNAAHLRPLHEAGVLGFKCFLSPSGVDEFPPLDAAGLDTALAALAAFDGLLLVHAEDPHHLAAAPRPTGPHYRDFLASRPHAAEREAVRLLLEAAARHPGARVHVLHVSSADVLPLLAEAKAAGARVTAETCPHFLTLTAEEVPDGATEFKCCPPIREAANQEALWQALADGTLDCVVSDHSPSTADLKTPDFAGAWGGISSLQLGLPAVWTAAEARGTGLADVVRRMSAAPAALAGLSAKGALAPGKDADFTVFAPEAAFTVEPARLHHRNAVTAYAGRTLRGVVRSTWLRGRRAYEAGEFTAPNGKLLRLEP, from the coding sequence ATGACCGCCGCCGCACCGCCCGACCTCCTCCTCCGCTCCACCCGCGCCGTACTCCCCGAGGGCCCGCCGCGCCCCGCCGCCGTCGCCGTCACCGGCCCGGTGATCAGCGCGGTCCTCCCGTACGGGAGCGCGGCGCCCGAGGGCTGTCGCGTCCTCGACCTCGGCGACGACGCCCTCCTGCCCGGACTCGTCGACACGCACGTCCACGTCAACGACCCCGGGCGCGCCCACTGGGAGGGCTTCACGACCGCGACCCGCGCGGCTGCCGCCGGGGGCATCACGACGCTCGTCGACATGCCGCTCAACTCCCTCCCGCCCACCACCACCGTCGACCACCTGCGGCGCAAGCGGGAGGTCGCGGCTCCCCGCGCGCACATCGACGTCGGCTTCTGGGGCGGCGCGATCCCCGGCAACGCGGCCCACCTCCGCCCGCTCCACGAGGCCGGGGTCCTCGGCTTCAAGTGCTTCCTGTCCCCGTCCGGCGTCGACGAGTTCCCGCCCCTTGACGCGGCAGGGCTCGACACGGCCCTCGCCGCCCTCGCCGCGTTCGACGGCCTCCTCCTCGTCCACGCCGAGGACCCCCACCACCTGGCCGCCGCGCCCCGGCCGACCGGCCCCCACTACCGCGACTTCCTCGCCTCGCGCCCGCACGCCGCCGAACGCGAGGCCGTACGCCTCCTGTTGGAGGCCGCCGCCCGCCACCCCGGCGCCCGCGTCCACGTGCTGCACGTCTCCAGCGCCGACGTGCTGCCGCTCCTCGCCGAGGCGAAAGCGGCCGGGGCGCGCGTGACGGCGGAGACCTGCCCGCACTTCCTCACTCTCACCGCCGAGGAAGTCCCGGACGGCGCCACGGAGTTCAAGTGCTGCCCGCCCATCAGGGAGGCCGCCAACCAGGAGGCCCTGTGGCAGGCGCTCGCCGACGGCACGCTCGACTGCGTCGTCTCCGACCACTCCCCGTCGACCGCCGACCTCAAAACCCCTGATTTCGCCGGGGCGTGGGGCGGCATCTCCTCGCTCCAGCTCGGCCTGCCCGCCGTCTGGACCGCCGCCGAGGCACGCGGGACGGGGCTCGCGGACGTCGTCCGCCGCATGTCCGCCGCACCCGCCGCCCTCGCGGGACTCTCCGCGAAGGGCGCCCTCGCCCCGGGCAAGGACGCCGACTTCACCGTCTTCGCGCCCGAGGCCGCCTTCACCGTCGAGCCCGCCCGCCTCCACCACCGCAACGCCGTCACCGCCTACGCGGGCCGCACCCTGCGCGGCGTCGTCCGCTCCACCTGGCTGCGCGGCCGACGCGCCTACGAGGCGGGCGAGTTCACCGCACCGAACGGGAAGCTGCTGCGCCTGGAGCCGTGA
- the alc gene encoding allantoicase, with the protein MTATPPAFTGPAQPYSGGDPYADYRATAHPFTDLPDLADRGLGGCVVAANDEFFAERENLLVPDRPRFDPAAYGHKGKIMDGWETRRRRGTDAAHPWPDADDHDWALIRLATPGVVRGLLVDTAHFRGNHPRAVSVEATALPGHPSPGDLLAPGVRWTTLVPRTEVGGHAANGFPVAVERRFTHVRLRQYPDGGIARLRVHGDVVPDPRWLAALGTFDLAAQEHGGRAEDASDRFYSPPAHTLRPGRSRSMHEGWETRRRRDDGHDWVRYALAGHGEIRAVEIDTACYLGNAAGWAALSVREDDGPWTALLPPTRLQPDTPHRFLLDHPVPATHARLDIHPDGGVSRLRLHGTLSERGRGELERRVRELGEG; encoded by the coding sequence GTGACCGCGACGCCCCCTGCCTTCACCGGTCCCGCCCAGCCCTACAGCGGCGGCGACCCCTACGCCGACTACCGCGCCACCGCACACCCCTTCACGGACCTCCCGGACCTCGCCGACCGCGGGCTCGGCGGCTGCGTCGTGGCCGCCAACGACGAGTTCTTCGCCGAGCGCGAGAACCTGCTCGTCCCCGACCGTCCCCGCTTCGACCCGGCCGCCTACGGCCACAAGGGCAAGATCATGGACGGCTGGGAGACCCGCCGCCGTCGTGGTACGGACGCCGCCCACCCCTGGCCGGACGCCGATGACCACGACTGGGCGCTGATCCGCCTCGCCACCCCCGGCGTCGTGCGCGGACTCCTCGTCGACACCGCACACTTCCGCGGCAACCACCCCCGCGCGGTGAGCGTCGAGGCCACCGCGCTGCCCGGCCACCCGAGCCCCGGGGACCTGCTCGCCCCCGGCGTGCGCTGGACCACCCTCGTGCCCCGCACGGAGGTCGGCGGGCACGCCGCGAACGGCTTCCCCGTCGCGGTCGAACGCCGGTTCACGCACGTACGGTTGCGGCAGTACCCGGACGGGGGGATCGCCCGGCTGCGCGTGCACGGGGACGTCGTGCCCGATCCGCGCTGGCTCGCCGCGCTCGGCACCTTCGACCTCGCCGCGCAGGAGCACGGGGGCCGGGCCGAGGACGCCTCCGACCGCTTCTACTCGCCGCCCGCCCACACGCTGCGCCCCGGGCGTTCGCGGTCCATGCACGAGGGCTGGGAGACGCGGCGGCGGCGCGACGACGGGCACGACTGGGTGCGGTACGCCCTCGCCGGGCACGGCGAGATCCGCGCCGTCGAGATCGACACCGCCTGCTACCTCGGCAACGCGGCGGGCTGGGCGGCCCTCTCCGTGCGCGAGGACGACGGACCCTGGACCGCCCTCCTGCCGCCCACCCGTCTCCAGCCCGACACCCCCCACCGCTTCCTCCTCGACCACCCCGTCCCCGCGACCCACGCGCGCCTCGACATCCACCCCGACGGCGGCGTCTCGCGACTGCGGCTGCACGGGACCCTGAGCGAGCGGGGGAGGGGCGAACTGGAGCGGAGAGTAAGGGAACTGGGCGAAGGGTGA
- a CDS encoding IclR family transcriptional regulator has translation MPTPSTSDAVAPPKSAVAGGVQSLERAFDLLERMADAGGEVGLSELATSSGLPLPTIHRLMRTLVSTGYVRQQENRRYALGPRLIRLGESASRLLGTWARPYLARLVEETGETANMALLDGDEVVYVAQVPSKHSMRMFTEVGRRVLPHSTGVGKALLADSTPGEVRALLARTGMPAATDRTLTTPESFLAALDEVRARGFAVDDNEQEIGVRCLAVSVPHSPTTAALSVSGPAGRLTDEAMVRHVPVLRQVAAELSEALARRAEQG, from the coding sequence GTGCCGACGCCGAGCACCAGCGATGCCGTCGCTCCCCCGAAGTCCGCGGTCGCCGGGGGCGTGCAGTCCCTGGAGCGCGCCTTCGACCTCCTTGAGCGGATGGCGGACGCCGGCGGCGAGGTCGGGCTGAGCGAACTCGCCACGAGCAGCGGCCTCCCGCTGCCCACGATCCACCGCCTCATGCGCACGCTCGTCTCGACCGGGTACGTGCGCCAGCAGGAGAACCGCAGGTACGCGCTGGGCCCCCGCCTGATCCGGCTCGGCGAGTCCGCCTCGCGACTGCTCGGCACGTGGGCGCGCCCGTACCTCGCGCGGCTCGTCGAGGAGACGGGTGAGACCGCGAACATGGCGCTGCTCGACGGCGACGAGGTGGTGTACGTGGCGCAGGTGCCCTCGAAGCACTCGATGCGCATGTTCACCGAGGTCGGCCGCCGGGTCCTGCCGCACTCGACGGGCGTGGGCAAGGCCCTCCTCGCCGACAGCACCCCGGGCGAGGTGCGCGCGCTGCTCGCCCGTACCGGCATGCCGGCCGCGACCGACCGCACGCTGACGACGCCCGAGTCCTTCCTCGCGGCGCTCGACGAGGTGCGGGCACGGGGCTTCGCGGTCGACGACAACGAGCAGGAGATCGGCGTGCGCTGCCTCGCGGTGTCCGTCCCGCACTCCCCCACGACGGCCGCGCTCTCGGTCTCGGGCCCCGCGGGCCGCCTGACCGACGAGGCGATGGTGCGCCACGTACCCGTACTGCGGCAGGTCGCCGCCGAACTGTCCGAGGCGCTCGCGCGCCGCGCGGAACAGGGCTAG